Proteins from one Periplaneta americana isolate PAMFEO1 chromosome 6, P.americana_PAMFEO1_priV1, whole genome shotgun sequence genomic window:
- the LOC138701704 gene encoding glutaminyl-peptide cyclotransferase-like isoform X1, producing the protein MLTRTILLPILVLINNIYEEEAASNVATRLAKEKKSHTPSILNDDQILKVASLSNVNHFEIVLDTILIPRVVGTPNHEFVKQFIIKTMQGLDWKVESDPFIEETPTFGPLQFENVIATLNPNARRFLVLACHYDSKYYRENIFVGATDSAVPCAMMMNLAHVMNEPLKKTLSTNDLSLKFIFFDGEEAFKEWGPTDSIYGAKHLAAKMEQTSYPRDNRDGTNQLDRLDVLVLLDLLGTPDPMFYSYFKETEGWYRRMMVAEKNLARLGQLVQYSVGKPDQYYFQQRSRHSFIEDDHVPFMTRGVPILHLIPIPFPSVWHTEEDNRNAVSIATVENLNKILRLFVAEYLHLQIPMETVGASSPLLFLLPLLTPSRVLLTYA; encoded by the exons ATGCTGACTAGAACAATTCTGTTGCCGATACTGGtattaataaataacatatatgaAGAAGAGGCCGCTTCCAATGTGGCAACAAGATTGGCGAAAGAGAAG AAATCACATACTCCAAGTATCCTCAATGATGATCAAATCCTTAAAGTAGCAAGTCTGTCAAACGTCAATCACTTTGAGATTGTTTTGGACACAATTCTCATACCAAGAGTAGTAGGCACTCCCAACCATGAATTTGTGAAACAG TTTATCATTAAAACGATGCAAGGACTTGATTGGAAGGTAGAATCGGACCCATTTATAGAAGAGACACCAACATTTGGACCTCTCCAATTCGAAAATGTTATTGCAACATTAAATCCCAATGCAAGAAGATTCCTTGTTTTGGCATGTCATTATGATTCCAAATACTACAGAGAGAATATTTTTGTTGGTGCCACCGATTCAGCTGTACCATGTGCTATGATGATGAATTTGGCACATGTAATGAATGAGCCGCTGAAGAAAACATTGTCAAcg aatGATTTAAgcctaaaatttatattttttgatgGAGAAGAAGCATTTAAAGAATGGGGTCCAACAGATTCAATTTATGGAGCAAAGCATTTAGCTGCAAAAATGGAGCAAACTTCGTATCCAAGAGATAACAGAGATGGTACAAACCAACTCGACAGACTG GATGTGTTGGTTTTGTTGGATCTGCTGGGAACCCCAGATCCAATGTTTTACAGTTACTTTAAAGAAACAGAAGGATGGTATCGACGGATGATGGTAGCAGAAAAAAATCTAGCAAGACTAGGACAGTTAGTACAGTATTCAGTAGGCAAGCCTGATcagtattattttcaacaacGCTCAAGACACAGTTTTATTGAAGACGATCATGTTCCTTTCATGACGCGAG GTGTACCAATCTTGCATCTGATACCAATTCCATTCCCATCAGTGTGGCACACAGAAGAAGACAATCGCAATGCTGTAAGCATAGCAACGGTTGAAAACCTCAACAAGATTCTACGGCTCTTTGTAGCAGAATACCTCCACTTACAG ATCCCGATGGAAACTGTGGGAGCCTCATCACCGCTTCTCTTCCTATTACCATTGCTCACCCCTTCTCGGGTTCTTCTAACCTATGCATGA
- the LOC138701704 gene encoding glutaminyl-peptide cyclotransferase-like isoform X2: MLTRTILLPILVLINNIYEEEAASNVATRLAKEKKSHTPSILNDDQILKVASLSNVNHFEIVLDTILIPRVVGTPNHEFVKQFIIKTMQGLDWKVESDPFIEETPTFGPLQFENVIATLNPNARRFLVLACHYDSKYYRENIFVGATDSAVPCAMMMNLAHVMNEPLKKTLSTNDLSLKFIFFDGEEAFKEWGPTDSIYGAKHLAAKMEQTSYPRDNRDGTNQLDRLDVLVLLDLLGTPDPMFYSYFKETEGWYRRMMVAEKNLARLGQLVQYSVGKPDQYYFQQRSRHSFIEDDHVPFMTRGVPILHLIPIPFPSVWHTEEDNRNAVSIATVENLNKILRLFVAEYLHLQV, encoded by the exons ATGCTGACTAGAACAATTCTGTTGCCGATACTGGtattaataaataacatatatgaAGAAGAGGCCGCTTCCAATGTGGCAACAAGATTGGCGAAAGAGAAG AAATCACATACTCCAAGTATCCTCAATGATGATCAAATCCTTAAAGTAGCAAGTCTGTCAAACGTCAATCACTTTGAGATTGTTTTGGACACAATTCTCATACCAAGAGTAGTAGGCACTCCCAACCATGAATTTGTGAAACAG TTTATCATTAAAACGATGCAAGGACTTGATTGGAAGGTAGAATCGGACCCATTTATAGAAGAGACACCAACATTTGGACCTCTCCAATTCGAAAATGTTATTGCAACATTAAATCCCAATGCAAGAAGATTCCTTGTTTTGGCATGTCATTATGATTCCAAATACTACAGAGAGAATATTTTTGTTGGTGCCACCGATTCAGCTGTACCATGTGCTATGATGATGAATTTGGCACATGTAATGAATGAGCCGCTGAAGAAAACATTGTCAAcg aatGATTTAAgcctaaaatttatattttttgatgGAGAAGAAGCATTTAAAGAATGGGGTCCAACAGATTCAATTTATGGAGCAAAGCATTTAGCTGCAAAAATGGAGCAAACTTCGTATCCAAGAGATAACAGAGATGGTACAAACCAACTCGACAGACTG GATGTGTTGGTTTTGTTGGATCTGCTGGGAACCCCAGATCCAATGTTTTACAGTTACTTTAAAGAAACAGAAGGATGGTATCGACGGATGATGGTAGCAGAAAAAAATCTAGCAAGACTAGGACAGTTAGTACAGTATTCAGTAGGCAAGCCTGATcagtattattttcaacaacGCTCAAGACACAGTTTTATTGAAGACGATCATGTTCCTTTCATGACGCGAG GTGTACCAATCTTGCATCTGATACCAATTCCATTCCCATCAGTGTGGCACACAGAAGAAGACAATCGCAATGCTGTAAGCATAGCAACGGTTGAAAACCTCAACAAGATTCTACGGCTCTTTGTAGCAGAATACCTCCACTTACAGGTGTAG